In Rhinolophus ferrumequinum isolate MPI-CBG mRhiFer1 chromosome 16, mRhiFer1_v1.p, whole genome shotgun sequence, the sequence cattcagtacattcatagggtttctctcctgtgtgtgttttctgatgTTCTATGAGGTGTGGCTTCTGGAAAAAGGATTTCTCACACTGATcacattcatagggtttttccCCTGCATGAGTTCTCAAATGTCTACTGAGAGATGACAGGTGGTAGAAAGTTTTCTTACATTCTTTACACTCATAGGTTTTTTCTCTGGTATGCGTCTTCTGATGTCTTATGAGGTCTCTATTCCTAGAGACagatttcccacattcactggGTTTGTCTTTTGAATGAGTGTGCTGATGTACTATGAGGGCAGACTTCTGGAAGAAGGACTTTCCACATTCCTTGCATTTATAGGTTTTCTCTCTAGTATGGGATTTCTGTTTTGTGAGTTCTCCAGTCCTAAAGAGAAATTTccaaatacattaatatataaagcttttctttttgtctgctgTGCGTATTTTCCAAATAACTCTGAGAATCGATTTTTAGAGATTTTCCCATATTCATTAGATTCATAGGATTTATTCACTGTGAATGTTCTCTGACATGCATTGTGGtttaacatttgcattatatTCTCAAGGTCTGTCAACTGCCTGAACTCTACTTCATATAATAAAGCCTTCCTTATTGTGTAACTCTGAAGAATCAAAAGACTgctttaaaatttgaatctccGGATCCTGAATAAGGTTTCTATTATAAAAAATGGCTTTCCCATTTGGATTATAATCTTTGGAATTTGTTCCAGTGTTAGTTTTCTCACAGTTAGTATTAACTAGTGCTTTCCTACTTCTTGTATCCTCATCAAGACCCTTTATTACAAAGCTTCCAATCTTAAAATTGAATTCTTGAACTTGCCTTGAATTTTCATCTTGGCTTTCCTGGTATCTTGCTCCTAGGTCATGAATATTCCATagattttctacaaagaaatccaaaatttaaTACTGTATAAGTCTTAACACATTATTATGCTTGTAGTGTTGATTCTTAGGCTTCAGGCCAATTTCCCCAAATGAAGGAACACTCAAATGCAGATTTCTTCTGTTCCAtttggtttagaaaaaaaataatcacaaacacTAAAAACTGCCAAAGCAGACAGGGGAAGGAACGTGGTTATAACCCCAAGTACCTCTTTATAAATATGACCTTAAAAACATGGAGAaagttaatacaaaaaaaaaaaagagcaggaacagagaacagaagatatttaaaaagctgCTGAACAGGAATGCCGGAGTTATAGAGAATGCTGCGAGCCCTTTACGGACAATCGACAGAAAGTAGGGTGATAAAACCTTAGCAGACAACAGTGTTCACTGGAAACATCAGGGGAAAGGGATCTGCTCAAACCGAGTCTACTGTGTTCGGATTCCGATTAGTTAGCAGATAGTAAAACTTCtactttatttcctctttaccTACACAACAATCTATTTGTCAACATTAAAGTGACTTTCTCAGAACATCAATTTCCTCATGCTTAGAGGAACAGTCCTATAGCTTGAGCTTTCACTCTCCATTTAGTTGGCTTAATTTTCAGTGGGACAAAGTTCCAGGAACACATACGtccaaaagaaaagatttttacaAAGCAGAGTGCAAGCCATCCACTTAACAGGATGAATTCCCAATTGCAGCACCAGAGATTTTCAATCCTGACCTCCAGGGCTGCATCTCCAAAGTAATGTTGCCTAGGACTCACAAGTCTTATTCTGCTTTCATAGCTTTGCTCCCACATCTCTGCTTCAATTTACTACACGATCTTTAAAGATTAACTATTCAACATCATTTTAGACCttcatatttattcatgtttAAATGAAAGAAAGTCAAAGATTATGAGCAGACAGTTGGGATAGGAAATCCATGGCATTTGTGGGGGAAACATAAGAAAAGTTATGTGATAAGGACTTGTGAATGGTTAATTTGGATACACATGAAATAATATCCTATTTATGGAAGACACTTAAAAGAGCTGATGAAGTGATGACTAACATGTGTTTTGGGGCCACAAGGAGAAATCAGATGCAAGAAAGGGCTAGACTATTTCTTGATAGAAAGTTAACTTAAGTGTATTTAGTAAGAGAGAGTCTGAGTAAGTTTATCTGATAGGCTAGCAGCAATTTAAATATGCAGCATTATACAACCACTATgaggatttaaattaaaaattagctTCTGATGCTGAGAAAAAAGGGAGTTAGATTAGTGGATCCATCCTGTAAGATGATAAAATTTGGGACCAGAAGGCAAATAAGATAACCACATTGGAAACGTCAATTTTAGAAGTTCTACGCCTAAGAAGCAAAGCTTTGGTCTTAAGAAATGATAAGCCCTTGAAGAAGTTAGTATACAGAGCATAGGAAAGAAGATAAGGAGTGTCTGTCTCTTATTAACTGAAATTGaatctttcaacaaatatctagTGAACAACTTATACCAGGCATTATTCTTGCACATTGTTCCTGCATGAGTACACAAGtcagaaaatacaggaaaagcatttaaagaaggaaagtgagaatttttttgtatgttaatttttttatcttagtgttACACAGTATTATAACACTCCAAACAAAGTGCAGATTTTAGGAAGGATAATCAGTACTTTAtctaaaagacaaataccatctaGAAGTATCAGCTCTGAAATAATATAACTGATGAGAGGCATAATGATTTGTAATCTGATTTCAGTTTAAAGAGAGAATAGGAAGTTAAAACTGGTGCTGAAAATAACTAAGGCATTTTGTTGCtaataaaaggaggaaataatatttgaaaaaaatctgtaagtcAGATTTATAAACACTTTCATACATCAATGGCAGAGAGTAACTGGGAATtctagaaaaaagacaaaataaaagtttaagtcAATTTTAGTATATAGGAGAGAGAAGTAAGCCTATAAAAATGTTGAGCAAATGGGGGAATTTTAGTAGAGAGAATGAAAATTGAGGTGTGATTTACGTTGCTTACATATGCAGATCAATTGTGCTCATTCATTTCCAGAAGtatagagcattttaaaaaaagattgttgaaaaaatatttcaaaaagcaaaGGGCACCAACCACCTCACTACTAATTACAAGGGCTATAATTTCTCACTCACCAGGGTGGTTCTGACGTGGAAATTCTACTTCTAATGTCCATGGCTCCTTTCCTTGCTTCAACTTGAAGACTGCATTTGACTTATTCACACAATAACCTATTaatggaaaagataaagaaaataatacaaattgtCTTCAATTTAGGAACTGTAGGATAAGAAAGTACAGTTTTAGGAGAAGAATGAAGGTCCCACTTAGGCTTGTCAAATTTAGAATCTTTCAATCAGGAgggtggggacacaaacatttttCTGGTACCCAAAATGGATTCATCAACTTTGACTTCGGAAACAAAGCTAATATTATTCAAACCCACAGATGCCTTCCATGTTCCACAACTGGGAAATGAAATGCAAACTACTGGGAATTACACACAGGGAAGTCTTTCTCACCCACTGAGACTAGGTGACCATAGTTCTCCTGCATCACTTCCCTGTACAGGGTCCTCTGAGCAGTGTCCAGTAACTTCCACTCCTCCTGGGTGAATTCCACAATAACATCCTTGAATGTTACTGCTCCCTGTAACAACACATTTCAATTCAAATTGAAGTGATTAGAATAGAGTACCATTGAAAAGACATGTGTAAACTAGCTCTTAACATGCTAACTATAGAATTTACTCTGGAAAGTTAAGACACACTGCTACTCTGTACCCTGccttatatatatagataaaatatttgttcaatatatatttactaagATATCACTCCATGCCTAGAACTCtgctggagatacaaagatgaatcaaAGTAACCATTCCTGTtatcaaggagcttacattctgacATGGAGGCAAAAATGCAAATGCTTCAGTGCAACTATCAGAGCAGGTGCTATGACTGAAGTATGCATAAGATATAAAAAGGTCACAGATGGGGATAgttgtttgtattttgtattatcaAGTTAGACTTTTATTAGGTGGCCAAGCTGACTAATGTAAACTTCAGGGATTAAGAAAACAGGATTGGCAAAGGCTTGGATACATCAAAAATGGCAAGTTTAGGAAACTACAAATAAGATAGTATGATATGAAAAAAGGATCAAGATTAGGTGATACTCAAGTCAGGTTACAAAACATggccattaaaatatattttgtacacCCACTTAATTGATGTCTGCTTATTAATAGAGCATATATTTAcatctatttgtttattaaatattgacaagttttagtttttatatttatatgaaagaaaaatatgaatcaatattttgctatttcaaaCTATGTGGACTGTCTTACACATCTTTTTGATGTTCAACCTTTCACTTTGTAGATGCAAATACAGATGAGGAGCCACTGAAGAGACTGATATAAGCACAGGGTTTTGTGAGTAGATTAGTAGTTAGAAGAAAACTAAAGTAGAAGAGGCAAATAACACATCAGAAATAAGGAGTGttagaaaatgaagagacaatgtaagaaataaacatttacattaaaGTAGCAGCAGTGGGGGAAAGAAACATAACACACTTTGTAATTAATTGGGAATTAATTAATAACTActgggagaaaggggaagggtaACTCCCAGTGTCTATATGGTTTGGTATTGACTAGAGCCATAATGctaattattttcattctgcATTTTTGTTGATAGAACTATTTAaggctatgaattttcctctgatAATTGGTTTTTTATACATTCCATAAAAACTGAAGTGCAGTATTTTCACTTGAAGGACATCTTGGATATACATTCTTGCTTCAcactatttttcttaaagatactattttactattaatactattgttttttatatttatatgttgttAACAAGaattatgtcaattttattttctttccttgccaAGTGacttaaactttttttccttgagacccacaggactttttttcccctttgagtaCATCTAGTAGTTTGATTAAAATCTCTTGTGTTTACTATTCTAGTCAATTCTCTCTGGCACacagacagccttttcaatacctagattcagtttttcttttctttgtggaaCGTTTCcttagttttaaataatagtcCTGTTCACTATTTAGTTTTTGTTATATAGGGAATGTACTtggtctttcttctgtttctagtACGCTTTTCTTCATCCTTGTCAGTTCTTGTTTCTTCTCCCCACTACAGTCTCTTTCCATTCCTCTCGTATGTCATTTATGGTACTTTCATTGATATCTCCTCTCCCTTAGGCACACtgtaatttaatctttttatctGAAATGACTTTCTGTTCTGctattttttcccaaattaacatgcctatattttatatttacttatttttccattttattgtgaGTGTTCAATCTCTGATTTTTAAGGTCCTTTTCTATCAAATTACTTAATATTGTCAAGTTGtgtttctctctttgtgtttgtttgagGGAAGAGTATTTACATCAGTTGAAAAGGTGTTAATTCATGCTTAATGCTTTCTTCTTATATTGATATTGTACAATGTTGAGTAACTAATTTTGTTCATTAATCCAACGAAGATAAAAGTTGGTTTAATGGTGGGAAGGATTGAAAGGGTTATTCTAGTTCTTATTTCAAAAGCTCTCTTCTGTTGACATAGTATGTTCACATTCTCGAAGAAAATAGCTTCACTGAAGGTGGTATCTTTAGATTCTGTGATACTACATTCTTTTCTTAGGACACCTAATTTTAGgtgcttgttttcttctttgccttcacTACCAAGAGGAAGggattccttcctttcctctgagtTGTTGCCTGCTCCAAGCTGCCACCTATGCACATTCTAAGTCCCTTCTTTTCAATTCCCAGTGTCAGTACTTAGATACCACAGGTCTCAGAACTCTTCTCCATCTTTCTCCAATCAGGGTGAGAGACTGATTGTGGCAGTATGCCTTGTTGATCTTTTGTTCCCTTACAGCTATGACATCACCATCTCTTCTCTCCTATCAATCTCCTCTTGACTTCCTGCTATGGAGTGAGCTCCAAGCTACTTCTGTTTCTTCTGACAACAATCATCTcccaatttatatgttgaagttaAATTGAAGTTTCCTGTATCCTAGCTATACAGTTGGAGCCGGTTGTGGTACAGAGACTTTTGTAGTTTACAAACTAACATTATTCTATGACAATCAGGAAATCCACACAAAAtgggaaagcaagaaaagaataaattggaCAGGAGGAGGAAATGAGTTGAATTTTGGTCATGCTGTGCTTGAAGTGACTGTGGAACATAGAGCTGAAACTGTCCATTTTGGcagatatacatataaatgaatttccacaaataatattttcatgtgtatGAAAAACAGCATTCTAGAAGAGTCCAAAAAGAAGAATATGTGGAAGCAGCAATATTTGAAATGATGGCAGGATAAAGTAGACTGATACCATGAAGCCTGAAAAAACTTATTTCAATGTAAGAGTAGGCCTAGAGGAGAGTGTTAGGGAACTAAAGAGATTCACAAATAAGGACCAGTTAAGAGTTCAAAATGTAAAAAGTTCAAATTAGGATAACTCGATCAAAGCACAGCAAAGGAGTACAAACAAGACAAtttgagaaaattttgaaagatcTAGAAttcataagaataaaataaaccagcTTTGGAcacacattctttatttttattaaatttattggggtgacaatggttagtaaaattatataggtttcaaggatacatttctaaaatacatcgtctatatatcacattatgtgctcaccacaccatcagttctccttccatcaccatatatttgattcctttcccctcttctaccatcctcactcttcttatcctctggtaaccactaaactgttgtctgtgtctatgagtttttgtttgtttgtcttgtcctgttgctttcagttttatatctgacatatgagtgaagtcatatgatccttgactttttctgtctgacttatttcacttagcataataatctcaagatccatccatgttgttgcaaatggcagtatttcatcttttcttatagcagaatagtattccattgtgtatatacaacacatctgctttatctaatcatctatccaaggacactttggttgtttccaagttttggtcaccataaataatgctgccacAAACACtggaatacatatatctttacattaaatgttttcagattttttcaggtagatacacaagagggattgctggatcatacagtaattctattcttaattttttgaggaacctccatactgttttccatagcagctatacCAATTTATATACCCACcatgtataagggttcctttttctccacagcctctccaacacttgttattatttgtcttgtcaatgatagccattctaacaggtgtgaggttatatctcatggttttgatttgcacttccctaatagctagtgaagctgagcacTTTTTTATATACtcgtatctgttggccatttgtataccttcttgGGAgtaatgtctgttcaggtcctctgcccattttttaactggattgtttttttgttgttctttatatattttggatattagccccttattgaaggcgttctttgcaaa encodes:
- the ZNF25 gene encoding zinc finger protein 25 isoform X1: MNTFQGAVTFKDVIVEFTQEEWKLLDTAQRTLYREVMQENYGHLVSVGYCVNKSNAVFKLKQGKEPWTLEVEFPRQNHPENLWNIHDLGARYQESQDENSRTGELTKQKSHTREKTYKCKECGKSFFQKSALIVHQHTHSKDKPSECGKSVSRNRDLIRHQKTHTREKTYECKECKKTFYHLSSLSRHLRTHAGEKPYECDQCEKSFFQKPHLIEHQKTHTGEKPYECTECGKFFYVKAYLMVHQKTHTGEKPYECKECGKSFSQKSHLTVHQRTHTGEKPYKCKECGKFFSRNSHLKTHQRTHTGEKPYECSECGKCFYQKSALTVHQRTHTGEKPFECNKCGKNFYYKSDLTKHQRKHTGEKPYECHECGKSFSVNSVLRLHQRTHTGEKPYECKECGKSFSQKSHFTIHQRKHTGEKPYECQECRKTFIQKSKLTAHQKTHTEGKTL